The uncultured Fusobacterium sp. genome includes a window with the following:
- the accD gene encoding acetyl-CoA carboxylase, carboxyltransferase subunit beta, with the protein MGFFSLSKKNFSLNSRKKYVTLTIESKEEEAKQENKHIDNNPTGLWIKCPECQEILYKEDIEKNLKKCPKCDYYFKMTARERIALLIDQGSFIEEDGNLFSKNPLNFPQYEEKNKKAQEDCQMNEGVISGVGTINGIKASIAAMDFNFMGGSMGSVVGEKITRAMERGLEQKIPVIVVCTSGGARMHEGLFSLMQMTKTSAAAEKLRQAGIPYIAIPVNPTTGGVTASFAMLGDIIISEPKATIGFAGRRVIEQTIKQKLPDEFQTSEFLLKCGMVDIITKRENMKETLYTVLSNLIG; encoded by the coding sequence ATGGGATTTTTTTCTTTAAGTAAAAAAAATTTTTCTTTAAATAGTAGAAAAAAATATGTAACTTTAACAATAGAAAGCAAGGAAGAAGAAGCAAAGCAAGAAAATAAACATATAGATAATAACCCAACAGGACTTTGGATAAAGTGTCCTGAGTGTCAAGAGATATTATATAAGGAGGACATTGAAAAAAATCTAAAAAAATGTCCTAAGTGTGATTATTATTTTAAGATGACAGCAAGAGAAAGAATTGCTCTTTTAATTGACCAAGGAAGCTTTATCGAAGAAGATGGAAATTTATTCTCAAAAAATCCTCTTAATTTCCCTCAGTATGAAGAGAAAAATAAAAAAGCTCAAGAAGATTGCCAAATGAATGAAGGAGTCATCTCTGGAGTTGGAACTATTAATGGAATAAAAGCTAGTATCGCAGCTATGGATTTCAATTTTATGGGGGGAAGTATGGGATCCGTTGTTGGGGAGAAAATTACAAGAGCTATGGAAAGAGGATTAGAACAAAAAATTCCTGTAATTGTTGTTTGTACATCTGGAGGTGCTAGAATGCACGAAGGATTATTTTCTCTTATGCAAATGACTAAAACTTCTGCAGCAGCAGAAAAATTAAGACAAGCAGGTATTCCATATATAGCTATTCCTGTAAATCCAACAACAGGAGGAGTTACTGCATCTTTTGCAATGTTAGGAGATATAATAATTAGTGAACCTAAGGCTACTATAGGTTTTGCTGGTAGAAGAGTTATTGAACAAACTATTAAACAAAAACTTCCTGATGAATTTCAAACAAGTGAATTTTTATTAAAATGTGGAATGGTAGATATAATAACAAAAAGAGAAAATATGAAAGAAACTCTATATACTGTTCTTAGTAACTTAATTGGATAA
- the citC gene encoding [citrate (pro-3S)-lyase] ligase has protein sequence MIIDKINLNNLKEREEVTDFLKKFELQYDASVDYTIVARDNNEVIATASKGKNVVKCFAIDNRYQGEGISTQLLTNLINKMFDEGYFHSMVFTKYSNKELFRGMGYKEVAHTDKVILMEMGNKSIDKTLDKLIKKYDIDISKKRAMIVMNCNPFTLGHQYLIEKVARENDEVLVFIVEEDRSAFPFKVRYELVKKGTEHLKNVKVINGTEYIISSATFPNYFLRKEDDSLIEYTKLDASICGQQFGKKLNIVKRYVGEEPYCKVTNTYNEALKEILPKYGMELEIVPRKEIEDKAISASYVRELLKEENYQEIKKLVPQTTYEFLLSPQGKEIGEKLKASNSPH, from the coding sequence TTGATTATTGATAAAATTAATTTAAATAATTTAAAAGAGAGGGAAGAAGTTACAGATTTTTTAAAAAAATTTGAACTTCAATATGATGCTTCAGTGGATTATACAATTGTAGCAAGGGATAATAATGAAGTTATAGCAACTGCTTCAAAGGGTAAAAATGTAGTAAAATGTTTTGCTATTGATAATAGATATCAAGGAGAAGGAATATCTACACAACTATTGACAAATTTAATCAATAAGATGTTTGATGAAGGATATTTTCACAGTATGGTATTTACTAAATATAGTAATAAAGAACTTTTTAGAGGAATGGGATATAAAGAGGTTGCACATACAGATAAAGTTATTCTTATGGAAATGGGAAATAAGAGTATTGATAAAACTTTAGATAAGCTTATAAAGAAATATGATATAGATATTTCAAAAAAGAGAGCTATGATTGTGATGAATTGTAATCCTTTTACTCTTGGACATCAATATTTAATTGAAAAGGTAGCTAGAGAAAATGATGAGGTATTAGTTTTTATAGTTGAAGAAGACAGATCAGCATTTCCTTTTAAAGTTAGATATGAGTTAGTAAAAAAAGGAACAGAACATTTAAAAAATGTTAAAGTAATAAATGGAACAGAGTATATAATATCTTCAGCAACATTTCCAAATTATTTTTTAAGAAAAGAAGATGACTCTTTAATAGAATACACTAAATTAGATGCTTCTATTTGTGGTCAACAATTTGGGAAAAAATTAAATATAGTAAAAAGATATGTGGGAGAAGAGCCGTATTGTAAGGTGACAAATACTTATAATGAAGCTTTAAAAGAGATTTTACCTAAATATGGAATGGAATTAGAAATAGTTCCAAGAAAAGAGATTGAAGATAAAGCTATAAGTGCTTCTTATGTAAGAGAATTATTAAAAGAAGAAAATTATCAAGAGATAAAGAAATTAGTTCCACAAACTACTTATGAGTTTTTATTAAGCCCTCAAGGAAAGGAGATAGGAGAAAAGTTAAAGGCAAGTAACTCTCCTCATTAA
- the citX gene encoding citrate lyase holo-[acyl-carrier protein] synthase — MFDINKFLEDREKRVEYQNGLIERFNSPLLTIRANYPGENKWEDIPIEITDIVAKEVELYFTNEIVHREILENLEGKIYLFILKKSAYEIKKLMIDFEEKHILGRCVDIDVYNIDGKGISRSDFNLPKRKCLICEELAFICGRTMKHSHEEIKNKIASKYIEYEKFLREREKIVDNLANLALEGMIYEVSSYPAFGLVTPLTKGSHKDMDFFTFLDSSFVLRKGFKKMAEVMYSSIPLEKAFFLIREIGKETEKEMFEVTKGVNTHKGMIFLLGIAIGATARAIYEKKSFKDIQQIICKMTKDILKDFENIDTTKRLTHGERLFIEQGFTGIRGEIKNGLDIVFNGSLEIFSKAYKESQNINFSSLHTLIYLMSRVMDSTIVYRHDFKTLENVKNEMNRIFSEGGAFTKDKEYFEKLEKEYIIKNISPGGSADLLAVTIYFYKCMNLIF, encoded by the coding sequence ATGTTTGACATAAATAAATTTTTAGAAGATAGAGAAAAAAGAGTTGAATATCAAAATGGATTAATAGAGAGGTTCAATTCTCCTCTTTTAACTATAAGAGCTAATTATCCAGGTGAAAATAAGTGGGAAGATATTCCTATCGAGATAACTGATATAGTGGCTAAAGAGGTTGAACTATATTTTACAAATGAAATAGTGCATAGGGAAATTTTAGAAAATTTAGAAGGGAAAATATATCTTTTTATTTTAAAAAAATCTGCATATGAAATAAAAAAACTTATGATAGATTTTGAAGAAAAACATATTTTAGGAAGATGTGTGGATATCGATGTTTATAATATAGATGGTAAAGGAATCTCAAGAAGTGATTTCAACTTACCTAAAAGAAAATGTTTGATATGTGAAGAGTTAGCATTTATTTGTGGAAGAACCATGAAACATTCTCATGAAGAGATAAAAAATAAGATAGCAAGTAAATATATAGAATATGAAAAATTTTTAAGAGAAAGAGAAAAAATAGTAGATAATTTAGCAAATTTAGCTTTAGAAGGAATGATTTATGAAGTGTCAAGTTATCCAGCTTTTGGATTGGTAACTCCTTTAACTAAAGGTTCACATAAGGACATGGATTTTTTTACTTTTTTAGATAGCTCTTTTGTATTAAGAAAAGGTTTTAAGAAAATGGCAGAAGTTATGTATTCTTCAATTCCTTTAGAAAAGGCTTTTTTCTTAATAAGAGAGATAGGAAAAGAGACAGAAAAAGAGATGTTTGAAGTGACAAAAGGGGTAAATACTCATAAAGGTATGATATTCTTATTAGGAATAGCTATAGGTGCAACAGCTAGAGCTATATATGAAAAAAAATCTTTTAAGGATATTCAACAAATAATTTGTAAAATGACAAAAGATATATTAAAAGATTTTGAAAATATTGATACAACTAAGAGATTAACTCATGGAGAAAGATTATTTATAGAACAAGGGTTTACAGGAATAAGAGGAGAGATAAAAAATGGCTTAGATATAGTTTTTAATGGTTCGTTAGAAATTTTTTCAAAGGCTTATAAAGAAAGTCAAAATATAAATTTTTCTTCTCTTCATACTCTTATATATCTTATGAGTAGAGTTATGGATAGTACTATTGTTTATCGTCATGATTTTAAGACTTTAGAAAATGTTAAAAATGAGATGAATAGAATTTTTTCTGAGGGAGGAGCTTTTACAAAAGATAAAGAGTATTTTGAAAAGCTAGAAAAAGAGTATATTATTAAAAATATCAGTCCAGGAGGAAGTGCAGATTTATTAGCTGTTACTATCT